A stretch of Triticum aestivum cultivar Chinese Spring chromosome 1D, IWGSC CS RefSeq v2.1, whole genome shotgun sequence DNA encodes these proteins:
- the LOC123173625 gene encoding probable WRKY transcription factor 75, translating to MENLREGDDHLQLQGDDELFRHFQYLQSPPMMEQQPQSSTCDAPADHLGGQPGMPMPGLVDWASLLLPLGPGAAAGSTSQQQVVAGEEMVSGVTGAAAPESGAGSSSGVGREETKGKGSARARGSRKASRPRFAFQTKSENDVLDDGYRWRKYGQKAVKNSAFPRSYYRCTHHTCNVKKQVQRLAKDTSIVVTTYEGVHNHPCEKLMEALNPILRQLQFLSQL from the exons ATGGAGAACTTGCGCGAGGGAGACGATCACCTGCAACTGCAAGGGGACGACGAGCTGTTCCGCCACTTTCAGTATCTGCAGTCTCCGCCGATGATGGAGCAGCAGCCGCAGTCGTCGACGTGCGATGCTCCGGCGGATCATCTGGGTGGCCAGCCGGGGATGCCCATGCCCGGGCTGGTGGACTGGGCGTCCCTGCTTCTCCCGCTGGGGCCGGGCGCCGCCGCCGGGTCCACGTCGCAGCAGCAGGTGGTGGCCGGTGAGGAGATGGTGAGCGGCGTGACTGGGGCGGCCGCGCCGGAGAGTGGTGCCGGGAGCAGTAGTGGCGTGGGAAGGGAGGAGACGAAAGGGAAGGGCAGTGCGCGCGCCAGGGGGAGCAggaaggcgagccggccgcggtTCGCGTTCCAGACCAAGAGCGAGAACGACGTCCTCGACGACGGCTACCGGTGGAGGAAGTACGGCCAGAAGGCCGTCAAGAACAGCGCCTTCCCCAG GAGCTACTACCGGTGCACGCACCACACGTGCAACGTGAAGAAGCAGGTGCAGCGGCTGGCCAAGGACACGAGCATCGTGGTGACCACGTACGAGGGCGTCCACAACCACCCCTGCGAGAAGCTCATGGAGGCACTCAACCCCATCCTCAGGCAGCTTCAGTTCCTCTCGCAGCTCTAA